Proteins encoded in a region of the Sander lucioperca isolate FBNREF2018 chromosome 18, SLUC_FBN_1.2, whole genome shotgun sequence genome:
- the lin52 gene encoding protein lin-52 homolog isoform X1, with product MASPNGGDDFESSLLSFEKLDRASPDLWPEQLPGVAEFAASCKNPITNSPPKWMAELESEDIEMLKELGSLTTANLMEKVKGLQNLAYQLGLEESREMTRGKFLNILERPKK from the exons ATGGCGTCTCCAAATGGAG GTGACGATTTTGAGAgctctttgctgagttttgagAAGTTGGACAGAGCTTCACCAGATCTGTGGCCAGAGCAAT TGCCTGGAGTTGCAGAATTTGCTGCATCTTGTAAAAAT CCCATCACTAATTCGCCCCCCAAATGGATGGCTGAACTAGAGAGTGAGGACATTGAAATGTTGAAAG AGCTGGGTAGTCTGACCACAGCCAACCTGATGGAGAAGGTCAAAGGACTTCAGAACCTCGCTTACCAGCTGGGCTTAGAGGAGT CCAGGGAAATGACCAGGGGGAAGTTTCTGAACATCTTGGAGAGGCCCAAGAAGTGA
- the lin52 gene encoding protein lin-52 homolog isoform X2, with the protein MTEYTCDDFESSLLSFEKLDRASPDLWPEQLPGVAEFAASCKNPITNSPPKWMAELESEDIEMLKELGSLTTANLMEKVKGLQNLAYQLGLEESREMTRGKFLNILERPKK; encoded by the exons ATGACAGAATACACAT GTGACGATTTTGAGAgctctttgctgagttttgagAAGTTGGACAGAGCTTCACCAGATCTGTGGCCAGAGCAAT TGCCTGGAGTTGCAGAATTTGCTGCATCTTGTAAAAAT CCCATCACTAATTCGCCCCCCAAATGGATGGCTGAACTAGAGAGTGAGGACATTGAAATGTTGAAAG AGCTGGGTAGTCTGACCACAGCCAACCTGATGGAGAAGGTCAAAGGACTTCAGAACCTCGCTTACCAGCTGGGCTTAGAGGAGT CCAGGGAAATGACCAGGGGGAAGTTTCTGAACATCTTGGAGAGGCCCAAGAAGTGA